The following are encoded together in the Platichthys flesus chromosome 9, fPlaFle2.1, whole genome shotgun sequence genome:
- the ociad2 gene encoding OCIA domain-containing protein 2, giving the protein MSSAQPTTVKTEEAAAVGSNPAAVKRELKCPLSDRHIHGEDMRKVWKECQEESFWYRALPLSLGSMAVTGGLIYNGIWKSSMRFGPFPKLAVAGILGYAVGKASYVRTCRGKFLELDLADRPGRGPGSWGGPFNKHGHGHRSCHHVCEECKKTPKAAPTEEVKS; this is encoded by the exons ATGAGTTCTGCACAACCTACAACAGTGAagacagaggaagctgcagctgtTGGTTCTAATCCAGCTGCAGTGAAAAGGGAGCTGAAG TGCCCCCTGAGTGATCGTCATATTCATGGAGAGGATATGAGAAAGGTGTGGAAAGAATGCCAAGAGGAGAGCTTCTGGTACAGAG CTCTCCCCTTGTCCCTGGGCAGCATGGCTGTCACTGGTGGGCTGATATATAATG GTATCTGGAAGTCATCAATGCGATTTGGTCCCTTTCCAAAACTAGCAG ttgcTGGGATCCTTGGTTACGCCGTGGGGAAAGCATCTTATGTTAGAACTTGTCGAGGAAAGTTCCTCGAGCTTGATCTTGCGGATCGACCAGGACGTGGACCCGGGTCATGGGGAGGACCTTTCAATAAACATGGTCATGGACACAG ATCCTGCCACCATGTCTGTGAAGAATGTAAGAAAACCCCTAAAGCTGCACCgacagaggaagtgaaaagTTAA